The DNA window GGTTCTCCCCAAATAATATGACCCGTTTGATAATTCACTGAATTACCATTGCGATCAACATTTTTTCCATTTGATTCCATAAAACTTTGTTGACAATAAGCAGGAAATCGATGCATATATTGATCATACGGTAAGATCGCTTCAGTTTCTGCCTTAAAAAAATTATTATACCAAATTCCAATAAGTCCTAATATTACTGGTATATTTTTTTCAATTGGAGATGTTAAAAAATGTTGATCAATATGATAAGCACCATTTAATAATCTTTTAAAATTTTTAAATCCAATAGATAAACTAATAGATAAACCAATTGAAGACCATAAAGAATAACGTCCACCTACCCAATCCCAAAATTCAAATATATTTTCTTTATTAATTCCAAATTTAATTGCTTCTTTAATATTTGTAGAAATTCCTATAAAGTGTTGTAATATATACTTTTTTTCTTTAGCATATTTTAAAAACCAACTTTTTGCACTTTCTGCATTAGTCATAGTTTCTAATGTAGTAAATGTTTTAGATGTAATTAGAAATAATACTGTTTCCGGATTTAATTTTTTTAATGTTTCAAGAATATGAGTTCCATCTATATTAGAAACGAAATGCATATTAATATGATTTTTATATGGACGTAAAGATTCAGTAACCATTAAAGGGCCAAGATCAGAACCACCAATTCCTATATTAACAACATCAGTAATTTTTTTATTAGTATACCCAACCCACGTACCATTAATAATTTTTTTAGAGAAACAATCCATTTTCTTTAAATTTTCTTTAACTTTTTTCATAATATCTTCGCCGTCAACAATAATTGATTTATTATTATTGTTTCTTAATGCTGTATGCAATACAGGGCGATTTTCTGTTTCATTAATTTTTTCTCCAGCAAACATTTTCTGGATAGATTTTTCTAAATTTACTTCTATAGCTAATTTTTTTAAAATATTCATTGTTTCTTGAGTAATAAAATTTTTAGAATAATCTACTAACATTTTATTATTAATACATATAGAAAAATTTTTAAAACGTTTTGGATCATTTTTAAATAAATCAATCAAATGCATTTTTTTTATTATTTTAAAATGTTTTTTTAATTCTTGCCAAGCTTTTGTTTTTGTAGGATTAATATTGTTCATATAAATACCGTTTTATATAAAACATAAAAATTTTTATTTGTATATGAAAGTTTTTTTATGATTGTATGTATGATTTAATTTAAAATTCAATGTTATAAAAAATATCATAGTTTTTTTTATATAAAAACTGAATAAAATCTCATTAAAATTTATAAAATAAAGCATTTTACAATATATATATATTTTATATCAATTAAAATACGAGGTAACATATGTCAAAAAATTTATCTTTAATTGTAGCTAAATTTGGTGGTACTAGTGTAGCTGATTTTCATAGTATGAACTGTAGCATTGATATTATAAATGCAAATAAAAATATTCGCTTAGTTATTCTTTCTGCTTCTGCAGGTGTGACAAATCTTTTAATTAATCTTTCTAATGAAAAAAAAATAAATCAACGTTCATTATTAATAGAAAAAATTCGTTATATTCAATACTCTATTATTAATCAATTAAAAAACAAAGAAAAAATATATCAAAAAGTAAATAGTATATTAAAAAATATCATAGATCTATCAAATAATAAAAAAATCTCAAAAACGTCTTTTTTAAAAGACGAACTTATTGCATATGGTGAACTATTATCCACTCATATTTTTATAGAAATTTTACATGAACGTCAAATACATGCAGAGTGGTTTGATATACGAAAAGTTCTAAAAACTAATGATAATTTTGGACAAGCTGAACCGGATTGTCAATTAATTTTTAAAAATGCACAAAAATTTCTAACACCTATAATAAAAAACAAATTAGTTATCACACAAGGTTTTATTGGAAGCGAAAAAAATGGAAAGACTACTTTATTAGGAAGAGGAGGAAGCGATTATACAGCTTCTCTCTTAGGAGAAGCATTATTAGCAAAAAGAATTGACATTTGGACCGATGTTCCAGGTATTTATACAACTGATCCAAAAATTGTGCATAAAGCAAAAAAAATTAAAGAAATAACTTTTGAAGAAGCTGCAGAAATGGCTATTTTTGGAGCAAAAATACTTCATCCTGCGACTCTTTTACCTGCTATTCGTAATAATATTCCTGTTTTTGTAGGATCTAGTAAAAAACCAAAAAAAGGAGGAACTATCATACGTCAATATAGTGATAACCCACCTTTATTCCGAGCAATTGTTTTAAGATGTAATCAAATATTATTAACTTTACATAGTGTAAAAATGTTGCATACATGTGGATTTTTAGCTAAAGTTTTTAATATATTAAAACAATACAAAATATCTGTAGATTTAATTACTACATCTGAAGTAAGTATAGCCTTAACTCTAGATATTCAAAACACTCTTTTTGAAGAGACAAATTTATTAAATAAATATTTATTAAAAGATTTATCAAAAATTTGTCATTTAAAAATAGAAAAAAATTTATCGTTAATTACATTAATAGGTAATAATCTATCAAAATCTTATGGTATTGGAAAGGAAGTGTTTGGGATTTTAGAAGATTATCATTTGAGATTAATTTGTTATGGTGCGAGTAATCATAATATTTGTTTTTTGATCTCTAAAAAAGATGAAGAAAAAATTATAAAAATACTACATAAAAATTTATTTGAATAATTTTAGCACAAAAAAAGCTGCAGGCGAATAAACATTCTCAAAAAAATCGTCTGCTTTTTTTAATATAAATTTTATCATAATAAATGATATTTAATCTAATGTTTTATTTTAAATTTAATCCATTCATTGCCAATATGATGTTTAGTCATATTTTCTTCTTCATTAGAAGAAATCAATTCTTGCGTTAATGTTTCTTGTTTTAAAAAATCTTGATGATTCATTAACCATTTTTTTAATTTTTCTGAAGCAGAATAAAAAACATTAATTCTCTTTTCTATTGATAAATTCATTTTTTTTCTTGTTTTTTGAATATTGCTGATAACTTCACGTACTAAGCCTTCTCCTATTAATTCTTCTGTCAAATCGCAATCTAAATAAATAGAAATTTTAGAATTAGATAAAAATTTGCTATTTTTTTTAGAACGTCTAAATATAGAGATATCATTTTTTTTAAATTTTTTTCCATATAGATGAATTTCTCCAGAATTTTGAAATTCATGTAATTGTAATTGATTGAGTTTCTGAATATATTTTTGATATTTTTTAAGATTTTTTCCTAAAATTTTTCCTAAACGATAAAAATTAGGTTGTGCATAAAGTTCTACATGTTCTTCTTCATTAAAGTGATATTCTATTTCTTTAACATTCAATTCAGATTTTATATACTGCTCTAATAATTTAATATTATTTAATACTTTTTTATCTTTATGTAAAATTATAAGTTTTTTTAAAGGTATTTTATTTTTTATATTAACTTCATTTCTTTGTTGTCGACCTAAAAATATAATATTTTTAAAAAATTCTACAGATTTTTCTAAGTCAGGCATAATTAATTTTTTTAAACATTTTGGATAAAAACATAAATGGACAGATTGAACAGTATTAATTTTATTATAAAAAAATTTGCGCATTTCTATGTAACAATAATCAGCAAAAAATGGTGTGAATGGAGCTATTATTTTATTAAATTCACTTAAACAATAAAACAAAGTTTTATAAGCATAATCTTTATCTTCGTGGTAACCAGAAATCCAAAAACGTTGACGATTAAGTCTAATATACCAATTAGTTAATTCTTCAATATATTTTAAGAGATGTGAAATAACGTTATATAAAAAATATTTTTTCATTGAACGATTAATATTAATTTTTAACGTTTGTAATCGAGATATAATCCATTGATCAAATATATTATTTGTTATAAATGTAGTCTTTTTTTTCATTGTCCATTTATCAATTTTTGCATAAACAAGAAAAAATTTAAAAGCATTCATCCAAGGTAATAACATTCTACGAACTAATTCACGAACTCCTGTTTCGGAAAATTTTTGTTCTTCAGCACGTACCAAATTAGAGCTAATCAAATACAATCTAAGAGCATCAGCTCCATATTTTTCAATTACTAGTTCTGGATCAGCATAATTTTTTAATCTTTTAGACATTTTTTTACCATCTTCAGCATTAACAATGCCGTTAACAATAACGTTTTTAAATGCTGATTTTTGAAATAAACAATGACTAATAACTTGTAATGTATAAAACCATCCTCTTGTTTGATCTAAACCTTCAGCAATAAAATTTGCTGGAAAATGTTTAAAAAACGTTTTTTTTTCTGAAAATGGATAATGACTTTGTGCATATGGCATAGATCCAGATTCGAACCAACAATCAAAAACTTCAGAAATACGATAATATATACCTTTTTCATTCGGTATTTTAAATGTTACTTTATCTGTATATTCCCGATGCAGATCATCTAATAAAATACCGCTATATTTTTTTAATTCTGCTCGTGATCCTATACAAATAATTTTTTTATTTAAATTATTTATCCATATTGGGAGAGGGGTACCCCAATAACGATTACGTGATATAGCCCAATCTTTAGCGTTTTCTAACCATTTTCCCATACGTCCATCACGCAAATGTTTAGGAACCCAATTAACTGTTTTATTATTCTTTATTAAATTTTCGCGTATAGATTGTACTTTAATATACCAAGAAGGAATTATACGATAAATTATCGGTGTATCAGAACGAGGACAAAATGGATAACTATGAACAATTTTTTCATGTTTATATAGTAATTTTTTTTCTTTTAAAATATTAATAATTTTTTTTTCAGAGTCTTTAACATATAAACCATAAAAATCAATAATTTCTTTTGTAAAACAACCATAATCATCAATTGGACAAGGAATATTTTTTATTAATTTTTTTGAAAAAATTACTCGATAATCATCTTCTCCAAACGCTGGTGCTAAATGTACAATACCAGTTCCATTTTTTATAGAAACAAAATTATCTCCAACTACAACAAAACCACCTTCTTTTTTTAACGAAGAAAAGTAATTAAAAATTGGTTCATAAGTTTTTCCTACCAAATCTTTGCCAAAACATTGATCAATAATTTTATAATCATTATGCGATAAAATATTTTTAATACAATTTAATGCTATCCAAAAACAAATATTGTTTTTGTTATCTTTAATTTTTACATAGCAAATACTCTTGTTAACACATAATGCAACATTAGAAAATAATGTCCAAGGAGTAGTAGTCCACACACTAAAATATGTATCTTCGTTAATGATTTTAAATAAAACAAAAATTGAGTTATCTTCTACATTTTTATAATTAGAACTTGCTTCAAAATTAGATAAAACAGTAGAAAGAGCAGTAGAAAAAGGAACGACTTTTTTTCCCTGATAAATTAATTTTTTATTCCATAAGGATTTGAAAACCCACCAAACAGATTCCATATACCATGGTTCCATGGTACGATAATCGTTCTCAAAATCAACCCATCTACCAATTCTAGTAATAGTTTTTTTCCAATTTTTTGTATATTTTTGTACAATATTACGACATTTGTTATTATATGCAGTTATTCCAATTTTTTTAACTACTTCGTTAGCAGACATACCAAGAGATTTATCAATTTCATGTTCTATAGGTAAACCATGACAATCCCAACCCCAACGTCGTGAAACGTAATAACCTTTCATCGTAAAATATCTAGGTATTATATCTTTAATAATTGAAGCAACTAAATGACCATAATGAGGTAAACCCGTTGCAAAAGGAGGACCATCATAAAAAGAATAAACTTTTTTCGTTTGGTTCTTTTTTAAAGATTTTTCAAAAATTTTATCATTTTCCCAAAATTTTAAAATTTTTTTTTCAATTTCACTAAATAAAAATTTATCGTGATCTTTTTTTACACTATTTTTCACAAAAGTTATCTCAATCTTCTATAAAAAGAATTTTTTTATATAAAAAAATATCTCATATATTATGCTAAAAAAATTTTAATATAAAATAAATGTCTTTAATGCTATAATTAAAAGCGATCATATATTGAGTTTTTTTTTTTTACAAGTAAAAAAAAAAATTCGAACAGATTTTTCATATAAAATGATTTATTTTTTTTATATAAAAAATAATATAGAAAGTATATTAAATTTTGTCATCATAACATCTTTTTTAGAGATATTAATAAAAATTGATATAATAAAAATTATTAAATATTTTATAGCATATAAAGTTTTTACTAATTTTTTTTACACTACTAAAATAGGTAATCTTACTTAAAAAATTTTTATTTATTATGCATAGAGATTTTTTACGTTTTTTTTATACTCATTATAATACTTAAATTATGAATGTAAAAAACATCACCATGACAAGGAAAAAACATGTCAATTGAGGAGAACAAAGAAAAATCATTGGCAATTACATTAAGCCAAATCGAAAAACAATTTGGAAAAGGTTCAATTATGCGTTTAGGAGAAGATAGATCTATGGATATAGAAACTATTCCAACAGGTTCGTTATCTTTAGATGTTGCTTTAGGAACAGGCGGTCTTCCCATGGGCCGTATAGTTGAAATTTATGGACCTGAATCTTCAGGAAAAACCACATTAACGTTACAAGTTATTGCTGAAGCACAAAAAAAAGAAAAAATTTGTGCTTTTATTGATGCAGAACATGCTTTAGATCCAATTTATGCAAAAAAATTAGGGGTAAATATTAATGAATTACTATGTTCTCAACCAGATACAGGTGAACAAGCTTTAGAAATCTGTGATGCATTAACAAAATCTGGTTCTGTAGATCTAATTGTAGTCGATTC is part of the Candidatus Tachikawaea gelatinosa genome and encodes:
- the pgi gene encoding glucose-6-phosphate isomerase, producing MNNINPTKTKAWQELKKHFKIIKKMHLIDLFKNDPKRFKNFSICINNKMLVDYSKNFITQETMNILKKLAIEVNLEKSIQKMFAGEKINETENRPVLHTALRNNNNKSIIVDGEDIMKKVKENLKKMDCFSKKIINGTWVGYTNKKITDVVNIGIGGSDLGPLMVTESLRPYKNHINMHFVSNIDGTHILETLKKLNPETVLFLITSKTFTTLETMTNAESAKSWFLKYAKEKKYILQHFIGISTNIKEAIKFGINKENIFEFWDWVGGRYSLWSSIGLSISLSIGFKNFKRLLNGAYHIDQHFLTSPIEKNIPVILGLIGIWYNNFFKAETEAILPYDQYMHRFPAYCQQSFMESNGKNVDRNGNSVNYQTGHIIWGEPGTNGQHSFYQLLHQGTKMVPCDFIAPVKTHNPLSDHHTKLISNFFAQTEALAFGSSLNITEEKEYVQKQKENLYKKFPGNQPTNSILIKKINPFNLGMLIAIYEHKIFTQGIILNIFSFDQWGVELGKKLANIILPELKNNLMINFHDSSTNGLINQYKNWLKD
- the lysC gene encoding lysine-sensitive aspartokinase 3, yielding MSKNLSLIVAKFGGTSVADFHSMNCSIDIINANKNIRLVILSASAGVTNLLINLSNEKKINQRSLLIEKIRYIQYSIINQLKNKEKIYQKVNSILKNIIDLSNNKKISKTSFLKDELIAYGELLSTHIFIEILHERQIHAEWFDIRKVLKTNDNFGQAEPDCQLIFKNAQKFLTPIIKNKLVITQGFIGSEKNGKTTLLGRGGSDYTASLLGEALLAKRIDIWTDVPGIYTTDPKIVHKAKKIKEITFEEAAEMAIFGAKILHPATLLPAIRNNIPVFVGSSKKPKKGGTIIRQYSDNPPLFRAIVLRCNQILLTLHSVKMLHTCGFLAKVFNILKQYKISVDLITTSEVSIALTLDIQNTLFEETNLLNKYLLKDLSKICHLKIEKNLSLITLIGNNLSKSYGIGKEVFGILEDYHLRLICYGASNHNICFLISKKDEEKIIKILHKNLFE
- the ileS gene encoding isoleucine--tRNA ligase — protein: MKNSVKKDHDKFLFSEIEKKILKFWENDKIFEKSLKKNQTKKVYSFYDGPPFATGLPHYGHLVASIIKDIIPRYFTMKGYYVSRRWGWDCHGLPIEHEIDKSLGMSANEVVKKIGITAYNNKCRNIVQKYTKNWKKTITRIGRWVDFENDYRTMEPWYMESVWWVFKSLWNKKLIYQGKKVVPFSTALSTVLSNFEASSNYKNVEDNSIFVLFKIINEDTYFSVWTTTPWTLFSNVALCVNKSICYVKIKDNKNNICFWIALNCIKNILSHNDYKIIDQCFGKDLVGKTYEPIFNYFSSLKKEGGFVVVGDNFVSIKNGTGIVHLAPAFGEDDYRVIFSKKLIKNIPCPIDDYGCFTKEIIDFYGLYVKDSEKKIINILKEKKLLYKHEKIVHSYPFCPRSDTPIIYRIIPSWYIKVQSIRENLIKNNKTVNWVPKHLRDGRMGKWLENAKDWAISRNRYWGTPLPIWINNLNKKIICIGSRAELKKYSGILLDDLHREYTDKVTFKIPNEKGIYYRISEVFDCWFESGSMPYAQSHYPFSEKKTFFKHFPANFIAEGLDQTRGWFYTLQVISHCLFQKSAFKNVIVNGIVNAEDGKKMSKRLKNYADPELVIEKYGADALRLYLISSNLVRAEEQKFSETGVRELVRRMLLPWMNAFKFFLVYAKIDKWTMKKKTTFITNNIFDQWIISRLQTLKININRSMKKYFLYNVISHLLKYIEELTNWYIRLNRQRFWISGYHEDKDYAYKTLFYCLSEFNKIIAPFTPFFADYCYIEMRKFFYNKINTVQSVHLCFYPKCLKKLIMPDLEKSVEFFKNIIFLGRQQRNEVNIKNKIPLKKLIILHKDKKVLNNIKLLEQYIKSELNVKEIEYHFNEEEHVELYAQPNFYRLGKILGKNLKKYQKYIQKLNQLQLHEFQNSGEIHLYGKKFKKNDISIFRRSKKNSKFLSNSKISIYLDCDLTEELIGEGLVREVISNIQKTRKKMNLSIEKRINVFYSASEKLKKWLMNHQDFLKQETLTQELISSNEEENMTKHHIGNEWIKFKIKH